From a region of the Bradyrhizobium diazoefficiens genome:
- a CDS encoding LuxR C-terminal-related transcriptional regulator — MLDASAKQGTFKRIRLVIVDRQPIVLQGLKSVLGAQQDFDVVASANDATSGLEAVRNLTPDVALIADTLPDLTTSEILAIAKAEKLSARLVFFTESDIDHDLAAAIAAGACSAISKYAAPATMLRSLRLMTKSGVSLDRSDLAPTGGEGEGDKIGKMLELLTQRERQIVRLVSEGMSNKEIARQLDVSQGTVKVHLYNIFQKLEITNRTVLATIALLQRTSGFSALALAFLAFAIADELKASEANHISPDDNGAGHAGEHAVYEVWKKAILQRLIVSETGETPPFTERDFFARASQTANSAAAMEALRAAEQFIVSKPWKDGPVGSSTPNLPAPLLRRTNDTLIGGEATPEYHLPRLASNPMSSHEGYGTFAALAGALIYALSDSDVAAQPHHPGQALMDSVLASGENATAKLAEISHVDANHAENSVQGFLSQDFHPPFGVATTGNGNIAQEGGTGGQMGSGAAGDNLPKSLGMLDSSHDAGVGGYSGDQPVGRNLDKVAGRSPIDFRAGSSDSAFEFESGPGGLNLAAFGALAWLHLTAATKYVPPHTLAWFYDPASNQTIVYVNPTDRVLDVGDRGLLEIHLQGIVAIAEAEVVAPSGAIVAVTLEQLEQALVSPTATDETVSRPDNIHASESSLGTAGVWSAWADDGLSFQFVQAGTGSGASEKLKTFTSDSEDAAEESSVSAHGSSIAPDHNAAAPAIENLTSKSAPVHADTDAVATKQNEIVQSSPALVTGVGSGNSDHVSEPGSAKRSAAETAEATSRSDNGVGNDNGHHSKASDGLPGAAKTTESGGGEHGNSEHSASAKGAEASESAATPASADHGNSQHAAGPGKALAMETIEAKFKPDSGVGNAGEHHSQAPESGDAPTAPKAAEPVVAEHGKSGHDLPSTPTNAAHEFVQQSVAMGHEGGGGNAEQGAQSDAPASEAAQPAQAASGIGSVEQEATFRFDGEAAPSTFASAVEPGIPHDPHGALHLRTIIEMIPNAPDEHDHNGQHHGIATAPHDWLI, encoded by the coding sequence ATGTTAGACGCGTCTGCGAAGCAGGGGACATTCAAGCGCATCCGGCTTGTGATCGTCGATCGGCAACCGATCGTCCTACAGGGACTGAAATCGGTACTGGGGGCGCAGCAGGATTTTGATGTTGTCGCATCGGCAAACGATGCGACAAGCGGCCTCGAAGCCGTCCGGAATTTGACACCCGACGTCGCGCTCATTGCCGACACCCTGCCGGATCTGACGACATCCGAAATCCTCGCGATCGCAAAGGCTGAGAAGCTCTCCGCGCGCCTGGTATTCTTTACCGAATCCGACATCGACCACGATCTGGCTGCAGCGATTGCTGCTGGCGCCTGCAGCGCAATTTCGAAGTATGCCGCCCCCGCCACCATGCTGCGGTCACTGAGGCTGATGACGAAAAGCGGTGTGTCGCTGGACCGGTCCGATCTCGCGCCAACCGGCGGGGAAGGCGAGGGCGACAAAATCGGGAAGATGCTGGAGCTATTGACGCAGCGGGAACGTCAAATTGTACGGCTCGTGTCCGAAGGAATGTCGAACAAGGAGATCGCGCGCCAGCTCGACGTTTCCCAGGGCACAGTCAAGGTCCACCTGTACAATATTTTTCAGAAGCTCGAGATCACCAACAGAACCGTGCTCGCGACCATCGCATTGTTGCAGCGCACCTCCGGCTTCAGCGCGCTCGCTCTGGCGTTTCTGGCGTTCGCAATTGCGGACGAACTCAAGGCGTCGGAAGCGAACCACATCTCGCCGGATGACAACGGCGCCGGCCACGCCGGCGAGCACGCCGTGTATGAGGTCTGGAAGAAAGCCATTCTCCAGCGCCTCATCGTCTCGGAAACCGGCGAGACGCCTCCGTTCACCGAGAGGGACTTTTTTGCCAGGGCGAGCCAGACCGCCAACTCGGCGGCGGCAATGGAAGCGCTGCGCGCAGCCGAGCAATTCATAGTCTCGAAGCCGTGGAAAGACGGTCCTGTGGGATCGAGCACGCCCAATCTTCCTGCGCCCTTGCTGCGAAGAACAAACGACACATTGATCGGAGGTGAGGCCACCCCGGAGTATCATCTCCCGCGGCTTGCTTCCAATCCGATGTCGAGCCACGAAGGGTACGGCACTTTCGCCGCTCTCGCCGGTGCGTTGATCTACGCACTTAGCGATTCTGATGTCGCCGCGCAGCCGCATCATCCAGGTCAAGCATTGATGGATAGCGTGCTGGCCAGCGGAGAGAATGCGACCGCAAAACTGGCCGAGATTTCGCATGTTGACGCCAATCACGCAGAGAACTCGGTCCAGGGTTTTCTTTCGCAGGATTTCCATCCGCCTTTTGGCGTTGCGACCACTGGGAACGGCAATATCGCTCAAGAAGGAGGCACTGGAGGCCAGATGGGCTCAGGCGCTGCGGGTGACAACCTCCCGAAGTCTCTTGGCATGCTGGACTCCAGTCACGATGCTGGTGTTGGCGGATATAGTGGCGACCAACCGGTCGGTCGCAATCTCGACAAGGTTGCTGGTCGCTCACCCATCGACTTCAGGGCTGGTTCTTCGGATTCCGCCTTCGAATTCGAATCTGGGCCCGGCGGGCTCAATCTCGCGGCTTTCGGAGCGCTTGCCTGGCTGCACCTGACGGCTGCAACCAAATACGTACCGCCGCATACCCTCGCCTGGTTCTATGATCCCGCAAGCAATCAAACGATCGTCTATGTGAATCCAACCGATCGTGTGCTTGATGTCGGGGATCGCGGTCTGCTGGAAATTCATTTGCAGGGGATCGTTGCCATTGCCGAAGCGGAGGTCGTCGCCCCAAGTGGCGCCATCGTCGCCGTCACCTTGGAGCAGCTTGAACAAGCCCTGGTATCACCGACCGCGACCGACGAGACTGTTTCGAGGCCGGACAATATCCATGCGAGCGAGAGTTCGCTCGGGACGGCCGGAGTTTGGAGCGCCTGGGCCGATGACGGCTTGAGCTTCCAGTTCGTACAGGCTGGGACCGGCTCCGGGGCGTCGGAGAAGCTCAAGACCTTCACGAGCGACTCGGAGGATGCAGCGGAAGAAAGCAGTGTGTCGGCTCACGGATCATCAATCGCGCCGGATCACAATGCGGCGGCTCCGGCAATTGAAAATCTCACGTCGAAGAGTGCGCCGGTTCATGCGGACACCGACGCTGTTGCGACAAAGCAGAACGAGATCGTCCAATCAAGCCCCGCGTTGGTCACCGGCGTGGGCTCCGGTAACTCTGACCACGTTTCGGAGCCGGGATCGGCGAAGCGGAGCGCCGCGGAGACCGCCGAAGCCACGTCCAGATCGGACAACGGCGTCGGCAATGACAATGGGCACCACTCCAAGGCTTCCGACGGTTTGCCAGGAGCAGCCAAGACGACAGAATCAGGCGGCGGCGAGCACGGAAATTCGGAGCACTCAGCTTCTGCCAAAGGAGCGGAAGCAAGCGAGAGCGCCGCAACTCCTGCCAGCGCGGACCACGGCAACTCACAGCACGCTGCGGGGCCGGGAAAGGCGCTGGCCATGGAGACAATTGAAGCAAAGTTCAAACCGGACAGCGGCGTTGGCAACGCTGGTGAGCATCATTCCCAGGCTCCGGAATCCGGGGACGCGCCAACGGCACCGAAGGCGGCAGAACCAGTTGTCGCTGAGCACGGCAAGTCGGGCCATGACTTGCCTTCGACCCCTACAAACGCCGCCCATGAGTTTGTCCAGCAGAGCGTCGCAATGGGCCATGAGGGTGGAGGTGGAAACGCGGAGCAGGGCGCACAATCGGATGCACCTGCATCAGAGGCCGCGCAGCCGGCTCAAGCTGCGTCTGGCATCGGTAGCGTGGAGCAAGAAGCGACGTTCCGTTTTGATGGCGAGGCAGCTCCCTCTACTTTCGCCTCCGCCGTCGAACCGGGAATCCCTCATGATCCGCACGGTGCGCTCCACCTGCGGACGATCATCGAAATGATCCCAAATGCACCGGATGAACACGATCATAACGGTCAGCATCACGGCATTGCAACTGCGCCTCATGACTGGCTGATCTGA
- a CDS encoding nuclear transport factor 2 family protein → MSFDPMAIAVDWLDAYRAGDIEAILELHAEDAVVHCGCSGVRTITGREALRAYWVDRLREYPAGPLDDLNPWNDGTVISYATSTGVMRALLAFDAAGRIKELDCNPLR, encoded by the coding sequence ATGTCCTTTGACCCGATGGCCATTGCGGTCGACTGGCTTGATGCGTATCGCGCGGGCGATATCGAAGCGATCTTGGAACTCCATGCCGAAGATGCCGTGGTGCACTGCGGCTGCAGCGGCGTCCGAACCATTACCGGTCGCGAGGCACTTCGCGCCTATTGGGTCGATCGTCTCCGAGAATATCCGGCAGGCCCGCTGGACGATCTCAATCCCTGGAACGACGGAACCGTTATCTCTTACGCCACCAGCACTGGTGTCATGCGTGCGCTTTTGGCGTTTGACGCCGCCGGAAGGATCAAGGAGCTAGATTGCAATCCCTTGCGCTAG
- the rocF gene encoding arginase gives MTDRTMTDRARRIALLGAPIDMGASQRGTLMGPAALRTAGLATLLESLDFEVVDHGDLSVAEVPDLADGPPERANHYREIQRWTRVLSCRGYEIAKTGALPIFLGGDHTLSMGSVNAMARHWQERRRELFVLWLDAHADYNTPETTITANMHGMSAAFLCGEPGLDGLLGDDPRVSIAPDRLDLFGARSIDKLEKELMRARRIRVVDMRQIDEFGVAVLIRRVIERVKASNGVLHVSFDVDFLDPCVAPGVGTTVPGGATYREAHLIMELLHDSGVVRSVDIVELNPFLDERGRTARTAVELIGSLFGQQITDRPTPSNAIAPGE, from the coding sequence GTGACCGATCGGACCATGACGGATCGAGCCCGGCGCATCGCCTTGCTCGGTGCTCCCATCGACATGGGGGCGTCGCAGCGCGGCACCTTGATGGGCCCTGCGGCATTGCGCACCGCCGGCCTTGCGACACTGCTCGAAAGCCTGGATTTCGAGGTCGTCGACCACGGCGATCTTTCCGTAGCCGAGGTCCCGGACCTCGCCGACGGGCCGCCAGAACGTGCCAATCATTACCGCGAGATCCAGCGCTGGACGCGCGTCCTGAGCTGCAGAGGTTATGAGATCGCGAAAACCGGCGCGCTGCCGATCTTCCTCGGCGGCGATCACACGCTGTCCATGGGGTCGGTCAATGCCATGGCACGTCATTGGCAGGAGCGTCGACGCGAGCTGTTCGTGCTCTGGCTCGATGCCCATGCCGACTACAACACGCCGGAGACGACGATCACCGCGAACATGCACGGCATGTCGGCGGCGTTCTTGTGCGGCGAACCCGGCCTCGACGGCCTGCTCGGTGACGATCCCCGCGTTTCGATCGCCCCGGACAGGCTGGACCTGTTCGGCGCGCGTTCGATCGACAAGCTCGAAAAGGAGCTGATGCGCGCGCGCCGGATCAGGGTCGTCGACATGCGCCAGATCGACGAGTTCGGCGTCGCCGTGTTGATCCGGCGCGTGATCGAGCGGGTCAAGGCGAGCAACGGCGTGCTGCATGTCAGCTTCGACGTCGATTTCCTCGACCCATGCGTGGCGCCGGGCGTCGGCACCACGGTGCCCGGCGGCGCGACCTATCGCGAGGCACACCTTATCATGGAACTGTTGCACGATTCCGGCGTGGTCCGATCGGTCGACATCGTCGAGCTCAATCCCTTTCTGGACGAGCGCGGTCGGACGGCGCGCACTGCTGTCGAGCTGATCGGCAGCCTGTTCGGCCAGCAGATCACCGACCGACCGACGCCGAGCAACGCGATCGCTCCCGGCGAGTGA
- a CDS encoding alpha/beta fold hydrolase, with amino-acid sequence MKRVFAILAFLSVLGVGEYLVISRFAIRHETLALFDASRQRPISVDLAVRRDYETKANLGLWKLPLAIISNGNTVKATEYSFLANVLAARGYLVASIQQDLPSDPPLMTHVGQQYVGRRNVYIRCEANILFVLDKLKARQENVDYDHITLVGHSNGGDVSMYVARQHPELVSKVITLDNLRVPFVLSKGMKILSFRSKDPRFVTDPGVLPTPEEAKARGIDIVHTGAQHTEMSDRGPDSVKEKIQETLDRFLRDSASSALAPADTKSPMIMNPGDY; translated from the coding sequence ATGAAGAGGGTGTTTGCAATCCTGGCGTTTCTCAGCGTCCTCGGCGTCGGGGAGTATCTCGTCATTAGCCGGTTCGCGATCCGCCACGAGACTTTGGCGCTATTCGACGCCTCGCGGCAGCGGCCGATCTCGGTCGATCTGGCGGTGCGGCGCGATTACGAGACCAAGGCCAATCTGGGCCTGTGGAAGCTGCCGCTCGCCATCATCAGCAACGGCAACACCGTCAAGGCCACCGAATATTCCTTCCTCGCCAACGTGCTCGCCGCGCGCGGCTATCTGGTTGCCAGCATCCAGCAGGACCTGCCGAGCGACCCGCCGCTGATGACCCATGTCGGCCAGCAATATGTCGGCCGGCGCAACGTCTATATCCGCTGCGAGGCCAACATTCTCTTCGTGCTGGACAAGCTGAAGGCGCGGCAGGAGAACGTCGATTACGACCACATCACCCTCGTCGGCCATTCCAACGGCGGCGATGTCTCCATGTATGTCGCCCGTCAGCATCCGGAGCTGGTGTCGAAGGTGATCACGCTCGACAATCTGCGGGTGCCCTTCGTGCTCAGCAAAGGCATGAAGATCCTGTCGTTCCGCTCGAAGGACCCGCGTTTCGTGACCGATCCCGGCGTGCTGCCGACGCCGGAAGAGGCCAAGGCGCGCGGTATCGACATTGTCCACACCGGCGCGCAGCACACGGAGATGAGCGATCGCGGTCCCGACTCGGTCAAGGAGAAGATCCAGGAGACGCTCGACCGTTTCCTGCGCGACAGCGCCAGCAGCGCTCTCGCGCCGGCTGATACGAAAAGCCCGATGATCATGAACCCGGGCGACTATTAG
- a CDS encoding phasin, whose protein sequence is MIEPKLEVPAELRDLAEKTIDQAEKAFGMFFEAATKSMSSVPGSGTDVSKQALAFTEQNMKSAFEHARKLVHATDLQEAMRIQSDFLRSQFTSAGDHMRQMTGSLMQPGKDKS, encoded by the coding sequence ATGATCGAACCGAAGCTCGAAGTTCCGGCCGAACTGCGCGACCTGGCCGAGAAGACGATTGACCAGGCGGAAAAAGCATTCGGCATGTTTTTCGAAGCCGCCACCAAATCGATGTCGTCCGTTCCAGGATCGGGGACGGACGTGTCGAAGCAGGCGCTGGCTTTCACCGAGCAGAACATGAAATCGGCCTTCGAGCATGCGCGCAAGCTGGTTCATGCCACCGACCTTCAGGAAGCGATGCGCATCCAGTCCGATTTCCTGCGCAGCCAGTTCACCAGCGCCGGAGATCACATGCGCCAGATGACCGGCAGTCTCATGCAACCGGGCAAGGACAAGTCCTGA